The DNA region GCTCGGCATCGACCCAGCGATAGGCGCGCTCGCCCACCGAATCCCGGAACTCCTCGACACGGCCGTAGAACTGGACCGGATACAGCACCTCCGGACGCGGGAACTCCCACGGGTTGCCGAACTGCAGCCACTGCTCCGGATACTCGACCTGCCAGCCATGCTCGAAGCGCTGCTCGAACAGGCCGAACTCGTAGCGGATGCCGTAGCCGTAGCCGGGCAGCGCTTCCGACGCCATGCTGTCGAGGAAACAGGCGGCCAGACGGCCGAGGCCGCCGTTGCCGAGTGCCGCGTCCGGCTCCGCCTCCACCACATCGTCGAGGTTCAGGCCGATGCGGTCGAGCGCCTGGCGGCACTGGTCGGTGATGCCGAGGTTGGCGAGGCTGTTGGTCAGAAGGCGGCCGATCAGGAATTCCAGCGAGAGGTAGTAAACGCGCTTGGCGTCCTGCTGGTAATAGGTCCGCGTCGTGTCCATCCAGCGGTCCACGAGGCGGTCGCGCACGGCGAGCGCCACGGTGTGGAACCAGTCGCGCCGGGTCGCCGCCCGCGCGTCCTTGCCGACGGAATAAACCAGCCACTCCAGAAACGAGCGCTTCAGCCCGTCGACATCCAGACTGCGGCGTTCGATCTCGCGGGACTTATACCGAGCGTCCATGTCTTGACTTTCTTCTTTCCAGGGCCAACTGGAGCGGCGGTTATTCAGCCGGTCTTCCATCGGCGGCAGTTTCCGGGGTCCATGGTTAAGCAACGTTTAAGTCGCTGCGCCCAACCAGTCGAATCGGCTAGGCCGTTCGTCCAGAGCAACAGCCAAGACTTGCCCTTGTGCCACACGCGCTGTGCCAAAACGGAAACCATCCCGGCGGCGCACCGAAGCTCGGTAACCGCTGCGAATCCCCGCTGGAGGGAGTAAGATGGCGTCCGTGTCAGCCTCTTTGAACCTCCCGATGCTCGACAATACCGTATCTGCTGCGGATACCCGCCAGGATCTGCCGGGCGACGCCACCATCCTGCTCCGTCAGGCCCAGCCGGCGGACATCCCCGCTCTGCTGGCCATCGAGGAGCGGTGTTTCGCCACCGACCGCCTGACCCGACGTAGTTTTCAATATTTGCTCACGAAAGCCAAGGCCACTGGACTTGTGGAAGTCCACAGCGGCGCGGTCGTCGGCTACGCCCTGGTGTCCTTCCATTCCGGCACGTCGCTCGCCCGGCTCTACTCCTTCGCCGTCGATCCCGGCCACCGCGGCCAGGGCGTCGCCAAGCGGCTGCTGGCCGCGGCGGAGCAGGCGGCCCGCTCACGGGACTGCATCTACCTGCGGCTGGAGGTGCGGCGCGACAACGCCGCCGCGATCGACCTCTACAAGAAGGCCGGCTACCGCGAGTTCGGCGTCTACACCGACTATTACGAAGACCACATGGAGGCGTTGCGGCTGGAGAAGCGCCTTGGCCACAGCGGCCCCAGCGCCCCGCTCGGCGGGCCCCTGGTTCCCTACTACCAGCAGACCCTGGACTTCACCTGCGGCCCGTCGGCCCTGATGATGGCGATGAAGGCGCTGAAGCCCGCAGAGATCGAACTGGGGCGGAAGCTGGAGATCCGGTTGTGGCGGGAATCGACGACCGTCTTCATGACCTCCGGCCATGGCGGCTGCGGCCCGTTCGGGCTGGCACTGGCTGCGGCGCGGCGCGGCTTCGCGGTGGACATCCACATCAAGGACAACGCCACCCCCTTCCTGGACAGCGTGCGCAGCGACGAGAAGAAGGAGGTCATGCGCATCGTGCACGAGGACTTCCTCGACGAGCTGGAGGGCAGCGGCGCCACCGTCCGTCACAACACGCTGAGTGCCCAGGACATGGCCGACGCGGTGGCGGGCGGGGCCATCCCCATCGTGCTCATCAGCTCCTACCGGATCTATCACGAGAAATTTCCGCATTGGGTCGTCGTGACCGGTGCCGACGACCGCTTTCTCTATGTTCATGATCCGCTTGTGTACGATCGTCACCACGCTCACATCGACCGGATGAACATGCCGATCCCGAAAGCCGACTTCGAGCGCATGGCCCGCTACGGAAAGGCCCAGTTGAAGGCCGCCCTTCTCCTCCGCCCCCAGTCCTCTGACGGGTCCGCCGACTGATGCCCGCGCATCTCCTGGTCGTTGACCGCCGGGCGGACGTGAAATGGGCGAAGGACGGCCTGCCGGTGGTCAGTG from Azospirillum brasilense includes:
- the rimI gene encoding ribosomal protein S18-alanine N-acetyltransferase — its product is MLRQAQPADIPALLAIEERCFATDRLTRRSFQYLLTKAKATGLVEVHSGAVVGYALVSFHSGTSLARLYSFAVDPGHRGQGVAKRLLAAAEQAARSRDCIYLRLEVRRDNAAAIDLYKKAGYREFGVYTDYYEDHMEALRLEKRLGHSGPSAPLGGPLVPYYQQTLDFTCGPSALMMAMKALKPAEIELGRKLEIRLWRESTTVFMTSGHGGCGPFGLALAAARRGFAVDIHIKDNATPFLDSVRSDEKKEVMRIVHEDFLDELEGSGATVRHNTLSAQDMADAVAGGAIPIVLISSYRIYHEKFPHWVVVTGADDRFLYVHDPLVYDRHHAHIDRMNMPIPKADFERMARYGKAQLKAALLLRPQSSDGSAD